In Equus quagga isolate Etosha38 chromosome 14, UCLA_HA_Equagga_1.0, whole genome shotgun sequence, one DNA window encodes the following:
- the LOC124252583 gene encoding olfactory receptor 18, which produces MGLSDDPELQSVLFGLFLSMYLVTVLGNLLIILTISSDSHLHTPMYFFLSNLSLADVGFTSTTIPKMMVGIQTHSRVISYVGCLTQMSFFMLFGCLDSFLLTVMAYDRFVAICHPLHYSVIMNPHLCSFLVLMSLFISLLVSQMHNSIVLQLTYFKDVEISHFFCDPSQLLNLACSDTSTNNVVMYLVGAISGFLPISGILFSYYKIVSSVLRVPSSGGKYKAFSTCGSHLSVVCLFYGTGLGVYLSSAVSLTPRKDAVASVVYTVVTPMLNPFIYSLRNRDIKRAMRRLLSKTI; this is translated from the coding sequence ATGGGACTCTCAGATGATCCAGAACTTCAGTCTGTGCTCTTTGGGTTGTTCCTGTCCATGTACTTGGTCACTGTGCTTGGGAATCTCCTCATCATCCTGACCATCAGCTCTGACTCCCACCtacacacccccatgtacttcttcctctccaacctgTCCTTGGCTGACGTTGGTTTCACCTCCACCACAATCCCCAAGATGATGGTGGGCATCCAAACTCACAGCAGAGTCATCTCCTATGTGGGCTGCCTGACTcagatgtctttttttatgctttttggatGTTTGGATAGTTTCCTCCTGactgtgatggcctatgaccggtTTGTGGCCATCTGCCACCCCCTGCACTACTCAGTCATCATGAACCCACACCTCTGCAGCTTCTTGGTTTTGATGTCACTTTTCATCAGCCTTTTGGTCTCCCAGATGCACAATTCGATTGTGTTACAACTTACCTACTTCAAAGATGTGGAAATTTCTCACTTCTTCTGTGACCCTTCTCAACTCCTCAACCTTGCCTGTTCTGACACCTCCACTAATAACGTAGTCATGTATTTGGTTGGTGCcatctctggttttcttcctatctCAGGGATCCTTTTCTCTTACTATAAAATTGTTTCCTCTGTTCTGAGAGTCCCCTCATCAGGTGGGAAGtacaaagccttctccacctgtggctcTCACCTGTCcgttgtttgcttattttatggAACAGGCCTTGGGGTTTACCTCAGTTCTGCTGTCTCACTTACTCCCAGGAAGGATGCGGTGGCCTCGGTGGTGTACACTGTGGTCACCCCCATGCTGAATCCCTTCATctacagtctgaggaacagagacATCAAAAGAGCCATGCGGAGGCTCCTCAGCAAAACAATCTAA